The Methanocaldococcus infernus ME region AGAGGCCACAAACCTCTACCTTATCTTCAATTCCAAGCTCTTCTAAGTAATCTATTATAGCAGCTCCTGGAGCTATGTTATGTCCAATACATAAAATTACTGGCTTCTCCTTCTCAATAGTTCCTAAACCAATCTCTACAAAGTGAACATCTTCCTCTCCAAATGGTAAATCATATAGTGAAATTTGTATTAGTTCTCCAATCTCTTTAGCCATGTTGTCCAATAAACCAGCATGTAAAGCCTTGGATTCAAAGTCTATACTATCTCCTTCCTGTCCTGTGTGTGTTGCTGCTAAGAGCATGGTGATTTCTCTCTCTATCATGTCAAGGATCTTAGCTAAGTCTTTAACAGTCTCTGGCTTAACTCCTGTTACTGTTGTAGTTATAGGAGCTATAACTTGAATATCCCTACTTGTCTTTAACTTTAAATTAGGATTTTTCTTTAATGCTATTTCTAACAAGTGTCTTGCATGTGATGTATGTGTTGCTGCTCCCATACAGCAGGCTAATAAAACAATCCTTGCCTGCTGTTTTTCAAGGTTAATCCCACATCCTCCTTTTCTATTCTTGGATAAGTCACATTTTCCATAGGTACAGAGACAGCAGAGAGAGCAGAGAGGAGAATAGAAAGGCTTGAAGTAAGAGAGTAACTTATGATCCCACTCCCTTAGCTTAGGATAGTTAGAGCTAACCTCCTTCTCCTCTTCTTCCTCAAACCCCTTAATTACAATTTTCTCATAATCTACCTTCAGATTTTTTGAGAGTATATTCTTTATATCTAAAGCCATGAATAAACACCTTTAAATATAAGTAAGTAATTTGTCATTATTAATCATTACAAATTATAACCTATATATACATTGTGGTGGTTCTTCATGTGGAATCCTGCCTATGTAACTCCTGAAATAGCTAATATAGCTTCACCAAAGATAGTAGCCATGGCTGTAAAAAAGGCTAAGAGGCCCATGTTTGTCTTAGGCTCTCTTCTAAATTCTCTGCCTGAAGAGATAACTATGGAAATTTTGGAGGTAGCTAAGTTGTTAAAAAATAAGTATAATGTTACAATAGTCTCCACTGGTGGCTCTTACTTAACCCTCTCTAAGTATCTTGAGCCAGATGCTAAAATAGGAATCATAGATCTAATAAATAACTTAAGAAATCCATACTGGGAAGGGTTTGATGGTAAGGGAAATTATGATCTAATTTTATTTGTTGGAGTTCCCTACTATATAGCTACTCAAGGCTTATCAACCTTAAAACATTTTGCTCCACATCTTAGAACCATAACCCTCTGTAAGTTCATGCACCCAAATGCAGACTATAGCTTTCCAAATCTATCTAATGAAGATTGGTTAAGCTATTTAAGAAACTTGAAAAGCTTAATCTAAGACACAGATGGTTAGATAAGAAAATTCTTTATTAATACAGTCACTTAACTTTAACTTATATATTTTCTCATTTGGATAGGTTAAGTTCTCTAAAATCCAAACTTCCCTATCAATTCCATTCTCAACCAAGTATTTGGCATCTTCCTTTAAATTGTTTGGGAGAAAAATTACTTTCTCGTTATTTTTTATGTAGTCTATTAACTTCTTCAAGTTCTCTCTTTTTCCATGTAAGGTTAGTATTTTAAAGTCTTCCCAAGATATCTTTAACTTGGCTGAAGCTATCTGAACTGAAGAAATGCCTGGAATCACTTCAATATATTCCTTATCAACTCCAATTTTTAAAAGAGTTTTAAGTAGCCCACTGAAACAAGGGTCTCCAGTTGATAAAATAGCCATGTCATGAGCCTTATAATCTATTGAGCCTAAAATATTCTTTAGATCTTCAACAACATTCCTTACTTCATAAACCTCCTTATCCTTCAGCTCAAAAAGAGA contains the following coding sequences:
- the cdhB gene encoding CO dehydrogenase/acetyl-CoA synthase complex subunit epsilon; this encodes MWNPAYVTPEIANIASPKIVAMAVKKAKRPMFVLGSLLNSLPEEITMEILEVAKLLKNKYNVTIVSTGGSYLTLSKYLEPDAKIGIIDLINNLRNPYWEGFDGKGNYDLILFVGVPYYIATQGLSTLKHFAPHLRTITLCKFMHPNADYSFPNLSNEDWLSYLRNLKSLI
- a CDS encoding cobalt-precorrin-7 (C(5))-methyltransferase, with the translated sequence MIYLIGIGPGDKRFLTLLALEKVNSCKYIVGSRRALSLFELKDKEVYEVRNVVEDLKNILGSIDYKAHDMAILSTGDPCFSGLLKTLLKIGVDKEYIEVIPGISSVQIASAKLKISWEDFKILTLHGKRENLKKLIDYIKNNEKVIFLPNNLKEDAKYLVENGIDREVWILENLTYPNEKIYKLKLSDCINKEFSYLTICVLD